One Streptomyces sp. RPA4-2 genomic window carries:
- a CDS encoding alpha/beta hydrolase, giving the protein MLSVHQRWTCVGAGAATLALLTAGLPSSAVAADAPDLSRFYHQRITWGACAGDGMPADLQCGKVTVPLDYAHPRNGTLDLALARYRATGTSRGSVLLNFGGPGGAGIPELAVDGGKDFMDLTNGYDVVTFDPRGVGRSSPVSCGDGAAQASDAAGSVTDDSNPQAVLKALRKVAGECAAHSGPVLAHIGTVNASRDLDVMRQALGDKKLNYLGFSYGTRLGAVYAAQFPKKTGRMVLDGVDTLTESMAEQGLAGAEGQQTALDDFLTWCTQDISCPFGEDPREARQQVVRLVDSLDRDPVPTSLGQTFTGQDLAGAVGQALYSRRMWPMLERALAALVQDGDTQGLMQLSVGASLPSSRAAGTPRAGLVDPADIPVDNLPAAFMAINCADDPDRPSAERAAKDVDALRAAYEQASPVFGRYRLTQVLLCHGRPKGTDYIRDDVRDVRTPKMLLVGTRGDPATPYRWTEETAARLGSSAVVLDNRGEGHTGYTSSKCVHQKVDDFLLYGSLPDNGSSCGPESGRDNP; this is encoded by the coding sequence ATGCTGTCCGTGCACCAACGCTGGACGTGCGTCGGAGCCGGCGCGGCGACACTCGCTCTGCTGACGGCGGGACTGCCGTCGTCGGCCGTGGCCGCCGATGCCCCCGACCTCTCCCGCTTCTACCACCAGAGGATCACGTGGGGCGCCTGCGCGGGCGACGGGATGCCCGCCGACCTCCAGTGCGGGAAGGTGACCGTCCCGCTGGACTACGCGCACCCGCGGAACGGGACCCTGGACCTCGCGCTGGCGCGGTACCGCGCGACGGGCACCTCGCGGGGGTCCGTGCTGCTGAACTTCGGCGGTCCCGGCGGGGCGGGAATCCCGGAGCTCGCCGTGGACGGCGGCAAGGACTTCATGGACCTCACCAACGGCTACGACGTGGTGACCTTCGACCCCCGGGGCGTCGGCCGGTCCTCGCCCGTCAGCTGCGGAGACGGGGCCGCCCAGGCATCCGACGCGGCCGGCTCCGTCACCGACGACAGCAATCCGCAGGCCGTCCTCAAGGCACTGCGGAAGGTCGCCGGCGAGTGCGCCGCGCACTCCGGCCCGGTGCTGGCCCACATAGGCACGGTGAACGCCTCCCGGGACCTCGACGTGATGCGACAGGCGCTCGGCGACAAGAAGCTCAACTACCTGGGCTTCTCGTACGGAACCCGCCTGGGCGCGGTGTACGCGGCCCAGTTCCCGAAGAAGACGGGCCGGATGGTGCTCGACGGCGTGGACACGCTCACCGAGTCGATGGCCGAGCAGGGGCTGGCGGGCGCCGAGGGACAGCAGACCGCCCTGGACGACTTCCTCACCTGGTGCACCCAGGACATCTCCTGCCCCTTCGGGGAGGATCCGCGCGAGGCCCGGCAGCAGGTCGTCCGCCTGGTCGACTCGCTGGACCGGGATCCGGTGCCGACCAGCCTCGGACAGACGTTCACGGGTCAGGATCTCGCGGGTGCGGTCGGCCAGGCGCTGTACAGCCGGCGGATGTGGCCCATGCTGGAGCGGGCCCTCGCCGCGCTCGTCCAGGACGGTGACACCCAGGGACTCATGCAGCTGTCGGTCGGCGCCTCCCTGCCCAGCTCGCGCGCGGCGGGCACCCCGCGGGCCGGACTCGTCGACCCCGCGGACATCCCCGTCGACAACCTCCCCGCCGCCTTCATGGCGATCAACTGCGCGGACGACCCGGACCGGCCCAGCGCCGAGCGGGCCGCCAAGGACGTCGACGCGCTGCGCGCCGCCTACGAGCAGGCGTCGCCGGTCTTCGGGCGGTACCGGCTCACCCAGGTACTGCTGTGCCACGGGCGTCCCAAGGGCACCGACTACATCCGCGACGACGTGCGCGACGTGCGGACCCCGAAGATGCTGCTCGTGGGCACCCGCGGGGACCCCGCGACCCCGTACCGCTGGACCGAGGAGACCGCCGCCCGGCTCGGCTCCTCCGCCGTCGTGCTCGACAACAGGGGCGAGGGCCACACCGGATACACCTCCTCCAAGTGCGTGCACCAGAAGGTCGACGACTTCCTGCTGTACGGCTCACTGCCGGACAACGGCAGTTCCTGCGGTCCGGAGAGCGGAAGGGACAACCCCTGA
- a CDS encoding DUF4232 domain-containing protein encodes MRIRSVLALPAAAAALLLAVPHSGSAATGSARPAVAAQPAKCADRSVVVRAHRAADPRVLHISVTNRSARTCAVDRIPTVVFGDLDGAALPVPAGDSGPYPIGAGRTAYAAVRTIADPADPQARRVGSISVSADPARFGRSFTSRELGAGDSVLVWEPVTTWWQSSQAAADRQLS; translated from the coding sequence ATGCGCATCCGCTCCGTCCTCGCCCTTCCGGCCGCCGCCGCGGCACTGCTCCTCGCCGTGCCGCACAGCGGTTCGGCCGCCACCGGGTCCGCCCGGCCGGCCGTCGCGGCCCAGCCCGCCAAGTGCGCCGACAGGTCCGTCGTCGTACGCGCCCACCGGGCCGCCGACCCCCGGGTGCTGCACATCAGCGTCACCAACAGGTCCGCGCGGACCTGCGCCGTCGACCGGATCCCCACGGTCGTCTTCGGAGATCTCGACGGCGCGGCCCTGCCGGTACCCGCCGGTGACAGCGGGCCGTATCCGATCGGCGCGGGCCGGACGGCGTACGCGGCCGTGCGGACCATCGCCGACCCGGCCGACCCCCAGGCCCGCCGGGTGGGGTCGATCAGCGTCTCGGCGGACCCCGCGCGGTTCGGGCGTTCCTTCACCTCGCGGGAGCTGGGTGCGGGGGACTCCGTTCTCGTGTGGGAGCCGGTCACCACGTGGTGGCAGTCCTCGCAGGCCGCCGCCGACCGGCAGCTCAGCTGA
- the asnB gene encoding asparagine synthase (glutamine-hydrolyzing) translates to MCGITGWVSFDRDLRAEGETLDAMTETMSCRGPDDRGTWAEGPAALGHRRLAIIDLPGGRQPMTAETPEGTVALVYSGEAYNFTELRRELTGRGHRFSTDSDTEVVLRGYLEWGAELAGRLNGMYAFALWDGRHDKLVMIRDRMGIKPFYYYPTSDGVLFGSEPKAILANPLARARVRLDGLRELFTFVKTPGHAIWDGMHEVEPGTVVTVDRSGLRRHVYWQLETRPHTDDRDTSIGTVRTLLDDIVRRQLVADVPRCTLLSGGLDSSAMTALAARQLAEHGERVRSFAVDFVGQTDHFVADELRATPDTPFVHDVARASGTDHRDIVLDTQALADPDVRAKVIRARDLPTGFGDMDASLYLLFQAVREHSTVALSGESADEVFGGYLQFFDEEARNADTFPWLVRFQRDFGDDADVLRPDLTAAMDLESYVADGYRTAVAGIRRLDGESDFEYRMRRICHLHLTRFVRVLLDRKDRTSMAVGLEVRVPYCDHRLVEYVYNAPWSLKSFDGREKSLLREATADVIPKSVYDRVKSPYPSTQDPKYAIALQDHAKDLLAQPTHPVFDLVDPDRLRRAAHSDTPQITQASRRGLERTLDLALWLDLYAPEVSFS, encoded by the coding sequence ATGTGCGGCATCACCGGATGGGTCTCCTTCGATCGCGATCTGCGTGCCGAGGGCGAGACATTGGATGCGATGACGGAGACGATGTCCTGCCGCGGCCCCGACGACCGCGGCACCTGGGCCGAGGGCCCCGCGGCCCTCGGTCACCGCCGGCTGGCGATCATCGACCTGCCCGGTGGACGGCAGCCCATGACCGCCGAGACCCCCGAGGGCACGGTCGCACTGGTCTACTCGGGCGAGGCCTACAACTTCACCGAGCTGCGCCGTGAGCTGACCGGGCGCGGTCACCGCTTCTCGACCGACTCCGACACAGAGGTCGTGCTGCGCGGCTACCTGGAGTGGGGCGCGGAGCTCGCCGGACGGCTCAACGGCATGTACGCGTTCGCCCTCTGGGACGGCCGCCACGACAAGCTCGTGATGATCCGCGACCGCATGGGCATCAAGCCCTTCTACTACTACCCGACCTCCGACGGCGTCCTGTTCGGCTCCGAACCCAAGGCGATCCTGGCCAACCCCCTGGCCCGCGCGAGGGTCCGCCTCGACGGTCTGCGGGAGCTCTTCACCTTCGTCAAGACGCCCGGCCACGCGATCTGGGACGGCATGCACGAGGTCGAGCCCGGCACCGTCGTCACCGTCGACCGCTCCGGCCTGCGCCGGCACGTCTACTGGCAGCTGGAGACCCGGCCGCACACCGACGACCGCGACACCTCCATCGGCACCGTGCGCACCCTCCTCGACGACATCGTACGCCGCCAGCTCGTCGCGGACGTGCCGCGCTGCACCCTGCTCTCCGGCGGTCTCGACTCCTCCGCCATGACCGCACTCGCGGCCCGGCAGCTCGCCGAGCACGGAGAGCGGGTCCGCAGCTTCGCCGTCGACTTCGTCGGCCAGACCGACCACTTCGTCGCCGACGAACTGCGCGCCACCCCGGACACCCCCTTCGTGCACGACGTGGCCCGCGCCTCCGGCACCGACCACCGCGACATCGTCCTGGACACGCAGGCCCTGGCCGACCCGGACGTCCGCGCCAAGGTGATCAGGGCCAGGGACCTGCCGACGGGCTTCGGCGACATGGACGCCTCGCTGTATCTGCTGTTCCAGGCCGTCCGTGAGCACTCCACCGTCGCGCTCTCCGGGGAGTCGGCCGACGAGGTCTTCGGTGGCTATCTGCAGTTCTTCGACGAGGAGGCCCGCAACGCCGACACCTTCCCGTGGCTCGTCCGCTTCCAGCGCGACTTCGGGGACGACGCCGACGTCCTGCGCCCCGACCTCACCGCGGCGATGGACCTGGAGTCGTACGTCGCGGACGGCTACCGCACAGCCGTCGCCGGAATCCGGCGCCTGGACGGCGAGAGCGACTTCGAGTACCGGATGCGACGGATCTGCCACCTCCACCTGACCCGCTTCGTACGCGTCCTGCTCGACCGCAAGGACCGTACGAGCATGGCGGTCGGCCTGGAGGTGCGGGTGCCGTACTGCGACCACCGGCTCGTCGAGTACGTGTACAACGCGCCGTGGTCCCTGAAGTCCTTCGACGGCCGGGAGAAGAGCCTGCTGCGGGAGGCGACCGCGGACGTGATCCCGAAGTCCGTCTACGACAGGGTCAAGAGTCCCTACCCGTCCACCCAGGACCCCAAGTACGCGATCGCCCTCCAGGACCACGCGAAGGACCTGCTGGCCCAGCCGACGCACCCGGTGTTCGACCTCGTCGACCCGGACCGGCTCCGCCGGGCCGCCCACAGCGACACCCCGCAGATCACGCAGGCGTCGCGGCGGGGCCTGGAACGGACCCTGGACCTCGCGCTGTGGCTGGACCTCTACGCCCCGGAGGTGTCCTTCAGCTGA
- a CDS encoding FMN-binding glutamate synthase family protein, with translation MLSLLLVVLGLAVALVLACAVSAWWWCAAGVLLALTAVGARDLTQTRHSELRNLPLLGHLRFFAKALRPHVQRHVVERNHDGRPYDRAVRGLVYARADGAEREEPFGTERDVYGAGYEFLVPSMSPVEAPDKPPVIRVGGPDCTQPYDMALLNVSAMSFGALSANAVLALNRAAALGGFAHDTGEGGLSDHHLRGGGDLVWEIGTGYFGCRTAEGGFEEREFADKAALPEVRCVSLKLSQGAHPGVGGVLPGAKVSAEIARVRGVTAGRTVLSPPSHQVFSTPRELVGFVARMRRAAGGKPTGLKLCVGSRRQFLAVCKAMLAEGVAPDFIVVDGAEGGSGAAPPEFSGRLGTPLTEGLITVHNALVGTGLRDRVRVGASGRIATGADLVTRLLQGADYTNAARAMLFALGCRQAQRCHTNTCPAGITTQDPRRVRVLDVADKSVRVHRYQRATVRSATRIMAAMGVRHPGELTPGQLLRRTDPTTVRSYAELYEWLEPGVLLAEAPASWERDWAAADPDSF, from the coding sequence ATGCTCTCGCTGCTGCTCGTGGTCCTCGGCCTGGCCGTGGCCCTGGTCCTGGCGTGCGCCGTCTCGGCCTGGTGGTGGTGCGCGGCGGGCGTCCTGCTGGCGCTGACGGCGGTCGGAGCGCGGGACCTGACCCAGACCCGCCACTCGGAGCTGCGGAATCTCCCCCTGCTCGGCCATCTGCGCTTCTTCGCGAAAGCCCTGCGGCCACACGTGCAGCGCCATGTCGTCGAGCGGAACCACGACGGTCGTCCGTACGACCGTGCGGTGCGCGGCTTGGTGTACGCGCGGGCCGACGGCGCCGAGCGGGAGGAGCCGTTCGGCACCGAGCGGGACGTGTACGGCGCGGGGTACGAGTTCCTGGTGCCGTCGATGAGCCCGGTCGAGGCGCCGGACAAACCGCCCGTGATCCGGGTCGGCGGCCCCGACTGCACCCAGCCGTACGACATGGCGCTGCTGAACGTCTCGGCCATGAGCTTCGGAGCGCTGTCCGCGAACGCGGTCCTGGCGCTCAACAGGGCCGCGGCGCTGGGGGGTTTCGCGCACGACACCGGCGAGGGCGGCCTGTCGGACCATCACCTGCGCGGCGGCGGCGATCTGGTCTGGGAGATCGGCACCGGGTACTTCGGCTGCCGGACGGCCGAAGGAGGCTTCGAGGAAAGGGAGTTCGCGGACAAGGCGGCTCTTCCGGAGGTCCGGTGCGTGTCGCTCAAGCTGTCCCAGGGCGCGCACCCGGGCGTCGGCGGGGTGCTGCCCGGGGCGAAGGTGAGCGCCGAGATCGCCCGGGTCCGGGGCGTCACGGCGGGGCGCACCGTGCTCTCGCCGCCCTCCCACCAGGTCTTCTCGACCCCCCGTGAGCTCGTGGGGTTCGTCGCCCGGATGCGGCGGGCGGCGGGCGGCAAGCCGACCGGTCTCAAACTCTGCGTCGGGTCGCGCCGCCAGTTCCTCGCCGTGTGCAAGGCGATGCTCGCGGAGGGAGTCGCACCCGACTTCATCGTGGTCGACGGTGCGGAGGGCGGCAGCGGCGCCGCGCCCCCGGAGTTCTCCGGCCGGCTCGGAACGCCGCTCACCGAGGGGCTGATCACGGTGCACAACGCCCTGGTCGGCACCGGTCTGCGCGACCGCGTGCGCGTCGGCGCGAGTGGCAGGATCGCGACCGGCGCGGACCTCGTCACCCGCCTGCTCCAGGGCGCCGACTACACGAACGCGGCCCGCGCGATGCTGTTCGCCCTCGGCTGCCGCCAGGCGCAGCGCTGTCACACCAACACCTGCCCGGCCGGCATCACGACCCAGGATCCGCGCCGCGTCCGCGTCCTGGACGTGGCCGACAAGTCCGTACGCGTCCACCGGTATCAGCGGGCCACGGTCCGCAGCGCCACCCGGATCATGGCCGCGATGGGGGTACGGCATCCCGGCGAGCTCACACCCGGCCAGCTGCTGAGGCGTACGGATCCGACGACCGTACGGTCGTACGCGGAGCTCTACGAGTGGCTGGAGCCCGGGGTGCTGCTCGCCGAGGCGCCCGCGTCCTGGGAGCGGGACTGGGCGGCGGCGGATCCCGACTCGTTCTGA
- a CDS encoding chemotaxis protein, with protein sequence MEHALSPATLSELRRPRPYPAVSVLTPTHRREPDNAQDPVRLRNVVAEAKKQIESDPAVTRQRRAELVQQLDLALAEVDLAHAEDGLAIFAAPGEHQVWSLARRVPERVVLSDTFLTRNLVAAQSSERPFWVLSVSADRVTLWNGGGDRVTEERTDSFPLARSLEDPDAERQERVGDLASTFRAERTRNFLREADTAMSAVLREQSRPLYVTGDTAALSLLDEVGTVTKDAWHLQHGGLAHGTPEAVWQAVRPLVGAEERRNADVVTRELESARGRKEFAAGVDELWQNASQGRVRLLAVEENYRETVRDGGEHLVPADSGDLDAREDIVDEIVEQCLETGAEVRFVPDGSLGDAKGIAGVLRY encoded by the coding sequence ATGGAGCATGCGCTGAGTCCCGCAACCCTCTCCGAACTGCGTCGGCCGCGGCCCTATCCCGCGGTGTCCGTGCTGACGCCGACGCACCGGCGCGAACCGGACAACGCCCAGGATCCGGTCCGGCTGCGCAATGTCGTGGCCGAGGCCAAGAAGCAGATCGAGTCCGATCCGGCGGTCACCCGTCAGCGGCGCGCCGAACTGGTCCAGCAGCTCGACCTGGCCCTGGCCGAGGTCGACCTGGCCCACGCCGAGGACGGTCTGGCGATCTTCGCGGCGCCCGGCGAGCACCAGGTGTGGTCGCTGGCCCGGCGGGTCCCCGAGCGCGTCGTGCTCTCGGACACCTTCCTGACCCGCAACCTGGTCGCCGCCCAGTCCTCCGAGCGGCCGTTCTGGGTGCTCTCGGTCTCGGCCGACCGGGTGACGCTGTGGAACGGCGGCGGCGACCGGGTCACCGAGGAGCGCACCGACAGCTTCCCGCTGGCCCGCAGCCTGGAGGACCCGGACGCCGAGCGCCAGGAGCGCGTCGGTGACCTGGCCAGCACCTTCCGCGCCGAGCGGACCCGGAACTTCCTGCGTGAGGCCGACACCGCGATGAGCGCCGTGCTCCGTGAGCAGAGCCGGCCGTTGTACGTCACCGGTGACACCGCCGCGCTCTCCCTCCTGGACGAGGTCGGCACGGTCACGAAGGACGCGTGGCACCTCCAGCACGGCGGCCTCGCGCACGGCACGCCCGAGGCCGTCTGGCAGGCGGTCCGCCCGCTGGTCGGCGCGGAGGAGCGGAGGAACGCCGACGTGGTGACCCGCGAGCTCGAATCGGCCCGCGGCCGCAAGGAGTTCGCCGCCGGGGTCGACGAGCTGTGGCAGAACGCGTCGCAGGGCCGGGTCCGGCTGCTCGCCGTGGAGGAGAACTACCGCGAGACGGTCCGCGACGGCGGCGAACACCTCGTACCGGCCGACAGCGGTGATCTGGACGCCCGCGAGGACATCGTCGACGAGATCGTCGAACAGTGTCTGGAGACCGGCGCCGAGGTCCGTTTCGTCCCCGACGGCAGTCTGGGTGACGCGAAAGGCATCGCCGGGGTGCTGCGTTACTGA
- a CDS encoding Gfo/Idh/MocA family oxidoreductase has product MSELLGVAVLGAGHMGADHIRRIDRVVNGARVAAVADPDTGRAKDAVAGIDGVSVHTEVSAALDAPGVRAVLIASPGPAHEEALLAAFERGLPVLCEKPMVPESAGALRVVEAEARLGRRLAQVGFMRRYDAEYVRLKSLLDSGRLGRPLMLHCTHRNVSSPAGFTSAMLVNSSVSHEIDAARWLLGQELTAVTVLRPRPSSHAPADLLDPQLVLFETAEGALVDVEVFVNTGFGYQVRCEAVCESGSARIGDENAMRVTTADGARQEVAQDYLVRFADAYDREVQAWVDATREGRVTGPSVWDGYAASAVAEAGVRALESGGRVAVELAARPDLYA; this is encoded by the coding sequence GTGAGCGAGTTGTTGGGTGTGGCGGTCCTTGGGGCGGGCCACATGGGAGCCGACCACATACGACGGATCGACCGAGTGGTGAACGGTGCTCGGGTCGCGGCGGTGGCCGATCCCGACACCGGACGGGCCAAGGACGCCGTCGCCGGGATCGACGGCGTCTCGGTGCACACCGAGGTGTCGGCCGCCCTGGACGCGCCCGGCGTGCGGGCCGTGCTGATCGCCTCCCCCGGCCCCGCGCACGAGGAAGCGCTGCTGGCGGCCTTCGAACGCGGGCTGCCGGTCCTGTGCGAGAAGCCGATGGTGCCGGAGTCGGCCGGGGCGCTGCGGGTGGTGGAGGCCGAGGCACGGCTCGGGCGGCGGCTGGCGCAGGTCGGCTTCATGCGCCGGTACGACGCCGAGTACGTGCGCCTGAAGTCCCTGCTGGACAGTGGGCGGCTGGGCCGTCCGCTGATGCTCCACTGCACGCACCGCAATGTCTCCTCGCCGGCCGGCTTCACCTCGGCGATGCTGGTGAACAGCTCCGTCTCGCACGAGATCGACGCGGCGCGCTGGCTGCTGGGCCAGGAGCTCACGGCCGTGACGGTGCTGCGTCCGCGACCGTCGTCGCACGCGCCCGCGGACCTCCTCGACCCCCAGCTCGTGCTGTTCGAGACCGCGGAGGGCGCCCTCGTCGACGTGGAGGTCTTCGTCAACACCGGCTTCGGCTACCAGGTGCGCTGCGAGGCGGTCTGCGAGTCCGGGAGCGCGCGGATCGGGGACGAGAACGCGATGCGGGTGACGACGGCGGACGGCGCCCGTCAGGAGGTGGCGCAGGACTACCTCGTACGCTTCGCCGACGCCTACGACCGCGAGGTGCAGGCCTGGGTGGACGCCACCCGTGAGGGCCGGGTCACCGGGCCCAGCGTCTGGGACGGGTACGCCGCGTCCGCGGTGGCCGAGGCGGGTGTCCGGGCGCTGGAGAGCGGCGGCCGGGTGGCCGTGGAACTCGCCGCGCGCCCGGACCTCTACGCGTGA